The DNA window CACCATCAATAGTCGTTAAATTCTCATGTGCATACTTAGCTTCCATTGTGCTCAAAATACCATCGACATCTAATTCTGGTGTTAATTGAATTTTCTTCTTACTCATATAATAATTTGGATACGACGCTCTCAAATCGCTCACATTCATTTTCTTTTCAGCCAGAAGACTTAAAAACAAAGCTACACCAACCAAAGCATCACGACCATAATGTAACTCAGGATAGATAATTCCTCCATTACCTTCTCCACCAATTATAGCGTTATTCTTTTTCATAAGGCTAACAACATTGACTTCACCAACAGCACTCGCTTCATAAGTTCCGCCATGCTTTTCAGTAATATCTCTAAGCGCTCTAGTAGAACTCATATTACTTACGGTGTTTCCTTTAGTTTTACTCAATACGTAATCTGCACAAGCCACTAACGTATATTCTTCACCAAACATCTCTCCTTTTTCGTCCATAAACGCCAAACGATCAACATCTGGATCTACAACAATTCCGAAATCTGCATGCTCTTTTACAACCGCTTTTGATAAGTCGGTTAAATGCTCTTTAAGCGGTTCAGGATTATGAGGAAATTGTCCGTTAGGTTCACAAAATAATTTTACAGGATGTACACCTAAACGTTCTAATAATAAAGGAATTGCAATTCCTCCTGTTGAATTCACACCATCAACAACCACTTTGAAATTGACTTTCTTTATTGCTTCAACATTTACCAAATCCATATCTAGAACTTCATCAATATGTAAATCGATATAAGCATCATTAATGGTTATTTTTCCTAAGCTATCAACATCAGCAAAGGTCATATCTGTTCCTTCAGCAAGTTTTAAAATTTTAGCACCTTCTTCACCATTCAAAAATTCACCTTTAGCATCTAATAATTTAAGAGCATTCCATTGTTTCGGATTGTGACTTGCCGTTAATATGATTCCACCATCAGCATGTTCCATTGGTACAGCAACTTCAACTGTTGGTGTCGTAGATAAGCCTAAATCAATCACATGAATTCCTAGACCAACTAAGGTGTTCATTACTAAATTCTGAATCATTTCACC is part of the Psychroserpens ponticola genome and encodes:
- the glmM gene encoding phosphoglucosamine mutase; the protein is MTLIKSISGIRGTIGGNVGDNLTPIDAVKFASAYGTWIKQQRDKDNYRVVVGRDARISGEMIQNLVMNTLVGLGIHVIDLGLSTTPTVEVAVPMEHADGGIILTASHNPKQWNALKLLDAKGEFLNGEEGAKILKLAEGTDMTFADVDSLGKITINDAYIDLHIDEVLDMDLVNVEAIKKVNFKVVVDGVNSTGGIAIPLLLERLGVHPVKLFCEPNGQFPHNPEPLKEHLTDLSKAVVKEHADFGIVVDPDVDRLAFMDEKGEMFGEEYTLVACADYVLSKTKGNTVSNMSSTRALRDITEKHGGTYEASAVGEVNVVSLMKKNNAIIGGEGNGGIIYPELHYGRDALVGVALFLSLLAEKKMNVSDLRASYPNYYMSKKKIQLTPELDVDGILSTMEAKYAHENLTTIDGVKIDFSDSWVHLRKSNTEPIIRIYTEAPSQNEADALANKIISEIKDIANI